From a region of the Actinomadura luzonensis genome:
- the leuD gene encoding 3-isopropylmalate dehydratase small subunit has translation MEAFTTHTGTAVPLRRSNVDTDQIIPAVWLKQVSRTGFEKGLFAAWREDPTFVLNDPSYEGGSILVSGPDFGTGSSREHAVWALQQYGFRVVIAARFGDIFRNNSTKMGLLPVVLPGDKVEALQSAVEADPKLEVTVDLAERQVRWAGESVPFEIDDYTRWRLMEGLDDIGLTLRHAEDITTYENGRQPWLPTTV, from the coding sequence ATGGAAGCGTTCACCACCCACACCGGTACGGCGGTGCCGCTGCGCCGCAGCAACGTCGACACCGACCAGATCATCCCGGCCGTCTGGCTCAAGCAGGTCAGCCGCACCGGCTTCGAGAAGGGCCTGTTCGCCGCCTGGCGCGAGGACCCGACGTTCGTCCTGAACGACCCGTCCTACGAGGGCGGCTCGATCCTCGTCTCCGGCCCCGACTTCGGCACCGGCTCCTCCCGCGAGCACGCGGTGTGGGCCCTGCAGCAGTACGGGTTCCGCGTCGTGATCGCCGCCCGCTTCGGCGACATCTTCCGCAACAACTCCACCAAGATGGGCCTGCTGCCGGTCGTCCTGCCGGGCGACAAGGTCGAGGCGCTGCAGTCGGCCGTCGAGGCCGACCCCAAGCTGGAGGTGACCGTCGACCTGGCCGAACGCCAGGTCCGCTGGGCGGGCGAGAGCGTGCCGTTCGAGATCGACGACTACACCCGCTGGCGGCTCATGGAGGGCCTGGACGACATCGGGCTGACCCTGCGTCACGCCGAGGACATCACCACGTACGAGAATGGTCGGCAGCCATGGCTGCCGACGACCGTCTAG
- the leuC gene encoding 3-isopropylmalate dehydratase large subunit, protein MGRTLAEKVWEQHVVRRAEGEPDLLYIDLHLIHEVTSPQAFDGLRLAGRKVRRPDLTIATEDHNVPTVLGPIADPVSKTQVETLRKNAAEFGIRLHPMGDAGQGVVHIIGPQFGLTQPGMTIVCGDSHTSTHGAFGGIAFGIGTSEVEHVLATQTLPAYRPKTMAIEVSGELPVGVTAKDLILAIIAKIGTGGGQGHIIEYRGEAVRKLSMEGRMTVCNMSIEAGARAGMIAPDETTFAYLKGRPHAPEGAAWDQAVEYWKSLRTDDDAVFDKVVEIDATTLTPYVTWGTNPGQGLPLGETVPAPESFADPVERAAAERALEYMGLAAGTPLREIEVDTVFVGSCTNGRIEDLRSAAEILKGRQVRTRTLIVPGSMLVKLQAEQEGLHEVFKAAGAEWREAGCSMCLGMNPDTLQPGERSASTSNRNFEGRQGKGGRTHLVSPQVAAATAVTGRLTAPADL, encoded by the coding sequence ATGGGCCGCACACTGGCCGAGAAGGTCTGGGAGCAACACGTCGTCCGGCGTGCCGAGGGCGAACCTGACCTGCTCTATATCGACCTGCACCTCATCCACGAGGTCACCAGCCCGCAGGCGTTCGACGGGCTCCGCCTCGCCGGCCGCAAGGTCCGCCGTCCCGACCTCACGATCGCCACCGAGGACCACAACGTGCCGACCGTGCTCGGCCCGATCGCCGACCCCGTGTCCAAGACGCAGGTCGAGACGCTGCGCAAGAACGCCGCCGAGTTCGGCATCCGGCTGCACCCGATGGGCGACGCCGGGCAGGGCGTGGTGCACATCATCGGCCCGCAGTTCGGCCTCACCCAGCCGGGCATGACGATCGTCTGCGGCGACTCGCACACCTCGACGCACGGCGCGTTCGGCGGCATCGCCTTCGGCATCGGCACCTCCGAGGTCGAGCATGTGCTCGCCACCCAGACGCTGCCCGCCTACCGGCCGAAGACCATGGCCATCGAGGTCAGCGGCGAGCTGCCGGTCGGCGTCACCGCGAAGGACCTGATCCTGGCCATCATCGCCAAGATCGGCACCGGCGGCGGCCAGGGCCACATCATCGAGTACCGCGGCGAGGCCGTGCGCAAGCTCTCCATGGAGGGCCGCATGACCGTCTGCAACATGTCGATCGAGGCCGGGGCGCGGGCGGGCATGATCGCCCCCGACGAGACCACGTTCGCCTACCTCAAGGGCCGCCCGCACGCGCCCGAGGGCGCGGCCTGGGACCAGGCCGTGGAGTACTGGAAGTCGCTGCGCACCGACGACGACGCCGTGTTCGACAAGGTCGTGGAGATCGACGCCACGACGCTCACCCCGTACGTCACGTGGGGCACCAACCCGGGCCAGGGCCTGCCGCTGGGCGAGACCGTCCCCGCGCCCGAGTCCTTCGCCGACCCGGTCGAGCGGGCCGCCGCCGAGCGGGCGCTGGAGTACATGGGCCTGGCCGCCGGCACGCCGCTGCGCGAGATCGAGGTCGACACCGTCTTCGTCGGCTCCTGCACCAACGGCCGCATCGAGGACCTGCGCTCGGCCGCCGAGATCCTGAAGGGCCGCCAGGTCAGGACCCGCACGCTGATCGTGCCCGGCTCGATGCTGGTCAAGCTGCAGGCCGAGCAGGAGGGGCTGCACGAGGTGTTCAAGGCCGCGGGCGCCGAGTGGCGCGAGGCCGGCTGCTCCATGTGCCTCGGCATGAACCCCGACACGCTGCAGCCCGGCGAGCGCAGCGCCTCGACCTCCAACCGCAACTTCGAGGGCCGCCAGGGCAAGGGTGGCCGCACCCATCTGGTGTCGCCGCAGGTCGCCGCCGCGACCGCGGTCACCGGCCGCCTGACCGCCCCCGCCGACCTGTAA
- a CDS encoding IclR family transcriptional regulator: MDNSSGVGVLDKAVLVLNALEAGPASLAQLVQATGLARPTAHRLAVALEHHRIVSRDTQGRFVLGPRLSELSTAAGEDRLLAVASPVLMQLRDLTGESAQLYRRQGDERVCVAAAERASGLRDTVPVGSALPMTAGSAAQILLAWEEPDRLHRGLRGAKFTAATLASVRRRGWAHSVGEREQGVASVSAPIRGSGGKVIAAVSVSGPIERLTRAPGRLHAVPVMAAAERITEAMRRTS, from the coding sequence ATGGACAACTCTAGCGGAGTCGGAGTACTCGACAAGGCCGTTCTTGTACTCAATGCCCTCGAAGCGGGGCCCGCTTCCCTGGCGCAGCTCGTCCAGGCCACCGGCCTGGCCCGCCCCACGGCCCACCGCCTGGCCGTCGCCCTGGAGCACCACAGGATCGTCAGCCGGGACACGCAGGGCCGGTTCGTGCTGGGCCCGCGGCTGTCGGAGTTGTCCACGGCGGCCGGCGAGGACCGGCTGCTGGCGGTGGCCTCCCCCGTGCTGATGCAGCTCAGGGACCTGACCGGGGAGAGCGCGCAACTTTACCGCCGCCAGGGCGACGAACGGGTGTGCGTGGCGGCGGCCGAGCGGGCCAGCGGCCTGCGCGACACCGTCCCGGTCGGCTCGGCGCTGCCCATGACGGCCGGTTCGGCGGCGCAGATCCTGCTGGCGTGGGAGGAGCCCGACCGGCTGCACCGCGGCCTGCGCGGCGCCAAGTTCACCGCCGCCACCCTGGCCTCGGTGCGGCGGCGCGGCTGGGCCCACAGCGTGGGCGAGCGCGAGCAGGGCGTGGCCAGCGTCTCGGCCCCCATAAGGGGCAGCGGCGGGAAGGTGATCGCGGCCGTGTCGGTCTCCGGGCCCATCGAGCGGCTGACCCGGGCCCCCGGCCGGCTGCACGCGGTGCCGGTCATGGCAGCTGCCGAGCGGATCACCGAGGCGATGCGCCGCACGTCATGA
- a CDS encoding response regulator: MTVRVLVADDHPIVRDGLRAALCPGSGVELVGEAGDGEQAVRLAAELRPDVVLMDLRMPGLDGVAAIRRIAGTGPRVLVLTTFDTDVLPALEAGAHGYLLKDAPPGELAAAVLAVHRGETVLAPAVAGRLAEQVRRPSRGVLSRRELEVLRLVAGGATNKEAAAALFISEASVKTHLLHVYAKLDVRDRAAAVSEGHRRGLLR; this comes from the coding sequence ATGACGGTGCGGGTGCTGGTCGCCGACGACCATCCGATCGTGCGCGACGGGCTGCGCGCCGCCCTCTGCCCCGGCTCCGGGGTGGAGCTCGTGGGGGAGGCCGGCGATGGGGAGCAGGCCGTGCGGCTGGCCGCCGAGCTGCGCCCGGACGTCGTCCTGATGGACCTGCGCATGCCCGGCCTGGACGGCGTCGCCGCCATCAGGCGCATCGCCGGCACCGGCCCCCGGGTGCTGGTGCTGACCACGTTCGACACCGACGTCCTGCCCGCGCTGGAGGCGGGCGCGCACGGCTACCTGCTGAAGGACGCCCCGCCCGGCGAGCTGGCCGCCGCCGTGCTCGCCGTGCACAGGGGCGAGACGGTGCTCGCGCCCGCCGTCGCCGGCCGGCTGGCCGAGCAGGTGCGGAGGCCGTCCAGAGGCGTGCTGAGCAGGCGCGAGCTGGAGGTGCTGCGGCTGGTGGCGGGCGGGGCGACCAACAAGGAGGCGGCGGCCGCGCTGTTCATCAGCGAGGCCAGCGTCAAGACGCACCTGCTGCACGTGTACGCCAAGCTCGACGTCCGCGACCGGGCGGCCGCCGTGAGCGAGGGCCACCGGCGCGGCCTGCTGCGCTGA
- a CDS encoding sensor histidine kinase: protein MAAAVWVAPVAWLYPRRDRRRALVVGHYLVLVALAGWLTAAHAAFAVFAAIGYPLALALLPSRLVMAGVTVTAVAVVAAQAGPGQRGALLTVLAGVALPLAVAGWYVAAEHDKRRRLVDHLRAAMDENAALHARLLGQARHAGVRDERHRVAGELHDTLAQDLVALIRQLDAAARTTTGDAARRHLGQAAELARRGLAEARRSVRALRPGPLERSSLPEALGHMAESWSRASGVPLAFEVTGRPAALSADVEAALFRVAQEGLANVAKHAGAARAALTLSYTDELVLLDIRDDGGGFDPQAPADGFGLDGMRQRVRAAGGTLEIESAPGAGTALAAAVPALPPAPADESMTLGKEER from the coding sequence ATGGCCGCCGCCGTCTGGGTCGCGCCGGTCGCCTGGCTGTACCCGCGCCGCGACCGCCGCCGCGCGCTCGTCGTCGGCCACTACCTCGTCCTGGTCGCCCTCGCCGGCTGGCTGACGGCCGCGCACGCCGCCTTCGCCGTGTTCGCCGCGATCGGCTACCCGCTCGCGCTCGCGCTGCTGCCGTCCCGGCTGGTCATGGCCGGGGTGACGGTCACCGCCGTCGCGGTGGTGGCCGCCCAGGCCGGGCCGGGGCAGCGCGGCGCGCTGCTCACCGTGCTCGCGGGCGTCGCCCTGCCGCTGGCCGTCGCCGGCTGGTACGTCGCCGCCGAGCACGACAAACGCCGCCGCCTGGTCGACCATCTCCGCGCCGCCATGGACGAGAACGCCGCCCTGCACGCCAGGCTCCTCGGCCAGGCCAGGCACGCCGGCGTCCGCGACGAGCGGCACCGCGTCGCGGGGGAGCTGCACGACACCCTCGCGCAGGACCTCGTGGCGCTGATCCGCCAGCTCGACGCCGCCGCCCGCACCACCACGGGCGACGCCGCCCGCCGCCACCTCGGCCAGGCCGCCGAGCTGGCCCGCCGCGGCCTGGCCGAGGCCCGCAGGTCGGTACGGGCGCTGCGACCGGGCCCGCTGGAGCGGTCGAGCCTGCCGGAGGCCCTGGGCCACATGGCGGAGTCGTGGTCGCGGGCCTCGGGGGTGCCGCTCGCCTTCGAGGTCACCGGGCGGCCCGCCGCGTTGTCCGCCGACGTGGAGGCCGCGCTGTTCCGCGTCGCGCAGGAGGGCCTGGCGAACGTCGCCAAGCACGCCGGAGCGGCCCGGGCGGCCCTGACCCTGTCGTACACGGACGAACTCGTGCTTCTCGACATACGAGACGACGGAGGGGGTTTCGACCCGCAGGCGCCCGCTGACGGCTTCGGGCTCGACGGCATGCGGCAGCGGGTCCGGGCCGCCGGCGGCACGCTGGAGATCGAGTCCGCGCCCGGCGCGGGCACGGCTCTCGCCGCCGCCGTCCCGGCCCTGCCGCCCGCGCCCGCCGATGAGAGCATGACCCTCGGCAAGGAGGAGCGATGA
- a CDS encoding alpha/beta fold hydrolase — MNNLTRRTAFHLAAVAGALGGAGAAGAAKGREEVTTFVFVTGANGVAADAELTLRGHRSLGVSLPGHDPGEQFDISYQAPQDLAALAARKSPMAGVTLDDYVAATVEAVRRAARHGRVVLVGGSLGGSTVTRTADAVPDLIDLLVYDAAYCCTALRSPAEYLETPESEASLAGSVLGAIVGDPRELGAIRVNWRTNDRDFLAAAKAAFMAGGTDGELLAMLNTLLPDESLQVSSADARGRPDAWGRVPRVYIRHARDRVIPLALQDRMIREADAATPGNRFKVFTVDTSHAPTPEDYRQITDILDRLAK, encoded by the coding sequence ATGAACAATCTGACGCGAAGGACGGCGTTCCACCTGGCCGCGGTCGCGGGCGCGCTCGGCGGCGCCGGCGCGGCGGGCGCCGCGAAGGGGCGCGAGGAGGTGACGACGTTCGTGTTCGTCACCGGCGCGAACGGCGTGGCCGCCGACGCCGAGCTGACCCTGCGCGGCCACCGCTCCCTCGGCGTGAGCCTGCCCGGCCACGACCCCGGCGAGCAGTTCGACATCTCCTACCAGGCTCCGCAGGACCTCGCGGCGCTGGCGGCGCGGAAGTCGCCGATGGCGGGCGTGACGCTGGACGACTACGTGGCGGCGACGGTGGAGGCCGTGCGCCGGGCCGCCCGCCACGGCCGGGTGGTGCTGGTGGGCGGCAGCCTGGGCGGCTCCACCGTCACGAGGACGGCCGACGCCGTGCCCGACCTGATCGACCTGCTGGTCTACGACGCGGCCTACTGCTGCACCGCGCTCCGCTCCCCGGCGGAGTACCTGGAGACGCCGGAGAGCGAGGCGAGCCTCGCCGGCAGCGTGCTCGGCGCGATCGTCGGCGACCCGCGCGAGCTGGGCGCGATCCGGGTGAACTGGCGGACGAACGACCGGGACTTCCTGGCGGCCGCCAAAGCGGCGTTCATGGCCGGCGGCACCGACGGCGAGCTGCTGGCCATGCTGAACACGCTGCTGCCCGACGAGAGCCTTCAGGTGTCGAGCGCGGACGCCCGGGGCCGCCCGGACGCCTGGGGCCGGGTGCCGCGCGTCTACATCAGGCACGCCCGCGACCGGGTGATCCCCCTGGCCCTGCAGGACCGCATGATCAGGGAGGCGGACGCGGCCACGCCGGGCAACCGCTTCAAGGTCTTCACGGTGGACACCTCGCACGCCCCCACCCCGGAGGACTACCGGCAGATCACCGACATCCTCGACCGGCTGGCGAAATGA